In a single window of the Rhopalosiphum padi isolate XX-2018 chromosome 1, ASM2088224v1, whole genome shotgun sequence genome:
- the LOC132923393 gene encoding cytochrome b5-related protein-like has protein sequence MAPRTSSWSVWSGILSTDKNIKSADDWIGARRKEDGADELWRIHDGLYNLEQWIHKHPGGSQWLEITKGTDITELFESHHINGKAAAAAMNKFYVRQAKSPRKSPFTFKPDGFYNVLKSRVTKKLSYVDSNNYHIKSMLVVDTYFLLALALCVGVAQTENLFLALLAGIILALGTVAAHNFTHLKDNWRMYYVQLVLLSVREWRISHILSHHIYTNTVQDLEMSLLYPFIHWFPTNDKPFTVRLFPYLTPVIYPFIIPGQLVIRTFKCNNDKADLLMFVIPAILMFCGQMTLSSIIIAWLIVVLTSSFMFTFIGFSASHHFPDNFHDGDYVNDEYIDWGIHQMITSAERNEPINNIFLTIATFGDHTLHHLFPALDHSLIPLLKDTYEDTCKEFGLDLTPKSFTTIMRGQFKQLVRVTPNNPKKNNIEPETKLDNNI, from the exons ATGGCGCCGAGAACTAGTAGTTGGTCTGTATGGAGTGGTATATTGAGTacagacaaaaatataaaatcggcTGACGATTGGATTGGAGCACGCCGAAAGGAAGACGGCGCAGACGAGTTGTGGAGAATTCACGATGGGTTGTATAATCTTGAACAATGGATTCACAAGCACCCTGGAGGATCACAGTGGTTGGAAATTACAAAA GGTACCGATATCACAGAGTTATTTGAATCACACCATATAAATGGCAAAGCTGCAGCGGCGGCGATGAACAAATTCTATGTGCGACAGGCAAAGTCGCCCAGGAAATCGCCTTTCACGTTTAAGCCAGACGGATTTTATAACGTGTTGAAGTCTAGAGTCACAAAGAAGTTGTCTTACGTGGACAGCAATAATTACCACATAAAGTCTATGCTGGTCGTCGATACATATTTTCTCCTAGCACTGGCTTTGTGCGTCGGAGTGGCTCAAACAGAAAACCTTTTCCTAGCATTGTTGGCTGGCATTATATTAGCACTAGGGACCGTTGCAGCCCACAATTTCACGCACCTTAAGGACAACTGGAGGATGTATTACGTGCAATTGGTTCTATTGTCTGTACG tgAATGGAGAATATCGCATATACTTAGTCATCATATATACACAAACACCGTACAAGACTTAGAGATGTCACTGTTGTATCCGTTTATCCATTGGTTTCCGACTAACGACAAACCGTTTACTGTTCGTTTATTCCCTTATCTTACGCCCGTTATATACCCTTTTATTATACCTGGACAATTGGTCATTAG aacTTTCAAGTGCAATAATGACAAAGCTGATCTTCTAATGTTTGTTATACCTGCAATATTGATGTTTTGTGGCCAAATGACCTTAAGTTCTATAATTATCGCTTGGCTTATCGTAGTTCTGACAAGTAGTTTTATGTTTACATTCATTGGGTTTAGTGCTTCTCATCATTTTCCGGACAACTTTCATGATGGAGACTatgtcaa tgatgaATATATCGATTGGGGAATACATCAAATGATAACCAGCGCAGAACGAAACGAAccgatcaataatatatttttaacaatagctACATTTGGCGATCATACATTACACCATTTGTTTCCAGCTTTAGATCATAGTTTAATTCCATTATTAAAAGACACTTACGAGGATACATGCAAAGAATTTGGTTTGGACCTAACGCCAAAATCATTTACAACGATAATGCGCGGACAGTTTAAACAATTAGTTCGCGTTACTCCTAATAATCCGAAAAAGAATAATATCGAACCTGAAACTAAGctagataataatatctaa